A genome region from Methanococcoides burtonii DSM 6242 includes the following:
- a CDS encoding DUF531 domain-containing protein — MLTLGLINTYDKIKVLDAHYRAIARAAPICYAYGLTLCLFDFPFKMTPEELVEYIMDKTTIGGSGKYLKALHENNRLFIFDLPKKGFQSQFGTAVVTTSMPEDKFTVTPEDIAGGMMRNRSYLLLIGLGRKGLPKKLYSLTDHHLDITCDGISLETCTAMGIIPAYIMGIVNTRKKLETKQNRRY; from the coding sequence GTGTTAACACTTGGTCTTATAAATACTTATGACAAAATAAAGGTGCTTGATGCTCATTATCGCGCGATTGCAAGAGCTGCACCTATCTGTTATGCTTACGGTCTGACACTCTGTCTTTTTGACTTTCCTTTTAAGATGACCCCTGAGGAACTTGTGGAATATATCATGGATAAGACAACCATTGGCGGGTCTGGTAAATATCTAAAGGCATTGCATGAGAATAACCGTCTGTTCATTTTCGATCTTCCAAAAAAAGGTTTCCAGTCCCAGTTCGGAACTGCTGTGGTAACCACCTCAATGCCTGAAGATAAGTTCACCGTCACACCAGAAGATATTGCTGGAGGTATGATGCGCAACCGTTCCTATCTTCTGCTCATTGGTCTTGGCAGAAAAGGTCTTCCGAAGAAATTGTACTCCCTTACAGATCATCACCTCGACATTACCTGTGATGGTATCTCCCTTGAGACGTGTACTGCCATGGGTATCATTCCAGCTTACATTATGGGTATAGTCAATACCAGAAAGAAGCTGGAGACTAAACAGAACAGGAGATATTGA
- the larE gene encoding ATP-dependent sacrificial sulfur transferase LarE, which translates to MDSSIELTLPNKIGIIKAAIAKKEKVLVAFSGGVDSSTLAALAFAALGDNALAVTLYSPMIPQSELEYAKRTAEVIGIKHIVLDHDILSDERIRINDPQRCYYCKKQFVKKLKGVASEEGLNVIMEGTNASEITGRRPGLEALREAGSSIFTPYVDFDVSKREVRQMASYLGLDVANRPSNSCLLSRLPYGTEVTSDLLGKIETAEDLIHSLGISSVRVRVHDDIARIEVQPVDIPIIIQNRMPILSCLKEMGYPYVTLDLEGFRSGSMDEVL; encoded by the coding sequence GTGGACTCCTCAATTGAATTGACACTTCCCAATAAAATTGGTATTATAAAAGCGGCTATAGCTAAGAAAGAAAAAGTGCTTGTTGCTTTTTCCGGAGGCGTGGATAGTTCGACCCTTGCTGCACTGGCGTTTGCTGCATTGGGAGACAATGCTCTTGCAGTGACCCTTTATTCACCTATGATACCACAAAGTGAACTTGAATATGCAAAAAGAACAGCAGAAGTTATTGGGATAAAACACATTGTTCTTGACCATGACATTCTTTCCGATGAGCGTATAAGAATTAACGATCCTCAGAGATGCTATTATTGCAAGAAGCAATTTGTCAAGAAACTAAAGGGTGTAGCTTCAGAGGAAGGGTTGAACGTAATCATGGAAGGGACAAATGCTTCCGAAATAACCGGTCGCCGACCCGGGCTGGAAGCCCTGAGGGAAGCTGGCTCCTCGATCTTCACTCCCTATGTCGATTTCGATGTAAGTAAAAGGGAAGTTCGCCAGATGGCATCCTATCTCGGACTTGATGTTGCTAATAGACCTTCAAATTCCTGCCTTCTTTCAAGACTTCCTTATGGCACCGAAGTGACCTCTGATCTCCTTGGAAAAATTGAAACTGCAGAAGATCTCATTCACTCCCTGGGAATCTCGTCTGTAAGGGTGAGGGTACACGATGATATTGCCCGTATCGAGGTACAGCCTGTGGATATTCCTATTATCATTCAAAATAGAATGCCGATACTTAGCTGCTTGAAAGAAATGGGCTATCCATATGTGACGCTTGATCTGGAAGGTTTCAGAAGTGGTAGTATGGATGAGGTCCTCTGA
- a CDS encoding DUF362 domain-containing protein: protein MGSGPRVSIVRCTDYSDAKDAVREAISLIGGLESIIFPGAKVLLKPNVLAAVPPEKAVTTHPSIVEAMCELVIEAGGVPIIGDGAGITHPGVTDEALDISGIREAAQRAGAEVLNFETSGYISVDVVNSVQLSHIYYAKPVLEADVVISLPKLKTHELTKYTGAVKNMFGGLPLKFRKQAHVLGKIDLFADALVDVYSVKVPHLAVMDGVVGMEGNGPALGHPVNSHLVMASFDPVSLDIVASKVIGLDPMTVPTNTAALARGFGHPDPEVVGLPLDEARVEFAMPGVTLVGSAPPFLVSRFGNLFTIRPFINTSSCTLCGSCVLNCSPKAIEQEDGKLQINDEKCILCYCCRELCPSGAVEMKSSLFAKVLLKIRNRD, encoded by the coding sequence ATGGGATCTGGACCTCGGGTATCGATTGTAAGGTGTACTGATTATTCAGACGCAAAGGACGCGGTCAGAGAGGCTATAAGCCTTATAGGTGGTCTGGAATCTATTATTTTTCCGGGTGCTAAGGTCCTTCTAAAACCAAATGTCCTTGCAGCTGTTCCTCCTGAAAAAGCTGTCACCACACATCCGTCCATTGTTGAGGCTATGTGTGAACTTGTTATTGAGGCCGGAGGTGTCCCTATTATTGGGGATGGTGCTGGTATAACTCATCCGGGTGTTACTGATGAAGCTCTTGATATATCCGGCATAAGGGAAGCTGCACAAAGGGCAGGTGCCGAGGTCTTGAACTTTGAGACTTCAGGTTATATTTCTGTGGATGTCGTGAATTCAGTACAGCTTTCACATATATATTATGCAAAACCGGTTCTGGAGGCAGATGTGGTCATCTCTCTTCCAAAGCTTAAGACTCATGAACTGACAAAGTATACCGGTGCTGTAAAAAATATGTTTGGTGGTCTTCCGTTAAAGTTTCGGAAACAGGCACATGTACTTGGGAAAATCGATCTGTTCGCGGATGCGCTTGTTGATGTTTATTCTGTGAAAGTACCTCATCTTGCTGTAATGGATGGGGTTGTCGGGATGGAGGGCAACGGCCCTGCACTTGGTCACCCTGTGAACTCTCATCTTGTGATGGCAAGTTTTGATCCTGTTTCTCTTGATATCGTGGCTTCAAAAGTGATTGGTCTGGATCCCATGACAGTTCCTACAAATACTGCTGCCCTTGCTCGGGGATTCGGTCATCCTGATCCTGAGGTAGTGGGTTTGCCACTTGATGAAGCGAGGGTCGAGTTTGCAATGCCAGGGGTTACACTTGTTGGGAGTGCTCCTCCTTTCCTCGTGAGCCGTTTTGGGAATCTGTTTACCATAAGGCCATTTATTAATACTTCTTCATGTACCCTTTGTGGTTCTTGTGTTCTGAATTGTTCTCCAAAAGCTATTGAACAGGAAGATGGGAAACTGCAAATAAATGATGAAAAGTGTATACTATGCTATTGCTGCCGCGAACTGTGCCCTTCAGGTGCAGTTGAAATGAAGAGTTCCCTTTTTGCAAAGGTATTGTTAAAAATAAGAAATAGGGATTAA
- a CDS encoding phenylalanine--tRNA ligase subunit alpha codes for MTDYNLTNNDKNVLIAMDELSSTTPEELAEKTSMKVETAMQSAFSLSENGLTEVTDVVTEIYSLTSEGRTYAEEGLPERQIMNCLSEPTYMDELKEKLSPKMVGIATGWLRRKNWANIEKGMVVPTGNSDIGEDEKAIANFKEEKHTLEEIGTDQNTINDLIKRKLLSKTEDKYRTVSITDEGRQLVKTGITIEEEITQITSQLLKSGDWKGKKFRPYNIQTPPKPVYGAKIHPYQRLIDQMRQIFLEMGFTEIKGDVVQSSFWNFDALFQPQDHPAREMQDTFHLDTKSELPEKYKEGIRDMHEHGGDLQSTGWGGKWSEDIAKRDVLRTHTTAVTIKYLTDNPNPPVKAFCIDRAYRRETIDPTHTPEFEQLEGVIMDENMSFANLLGCLEEFYHRMGFEDVRFRPGYFPYTEPSVEPEVYIEGLGWVELGGAGVFRKEVTEPLGIKQPVLAWGLGVSRVAMLKLGLKDLRELYQADIDWLRKSQVCQLKD; via the coding sequence ATGACCGATTATAACCTTACAAATAATGACAAGAATGTGCTTATCGCAATGGATGAACTCTCATCCACGACTCCGGAAGAGCTTGCAGAAAAAACATCCATGAAAGTGGAAACTGCAATGCAATCCGCATTTTCTCTCTCAGAGAACGGACTAACCGAAGTGACCGATGTTGTCACCGAGATATATTCACTCACGTCCGAAGGTCGTACCTATGCTGAAGAAGGACTGCCTGAAAGACAGATAATGAACTGTCTCTCTGAGCCGACGTACATGGACGAACTTAAAGAAAAGCTATCTCCAAAAATGGTGGGTATCGCAACAGGATGGCTTCGCAGGAAAAATTGGGCGAACATCGAGAAAGGAATGGTAGTCCCTACCGGAAATTCCGATATTGGCGAAGACGAAAAAGCCATTGCAAACTTTAAGGAAGAGAAACATACCCTCGAAGAGATAGGCACTGACCAGAACACCATAAACGACCTCATCAAGCGAAAACTATTATCAAAGACCGAAGACAAATACCGTACAGTGTCCATCACCGATGAGGGTCGCCAGCTTGTCAAAACCGGCATCACCATTGAGGAAGAGATCACACAGATAACATCCCAATTATTGAAGAGCGGAGACTGGAAAGGAAAGAAGTTCAGACCTTACAACATCCAGACCCCGCCAAAACCAGTGTACGGTGCAAAGATACACCCATACCAGCGTCTGATAGATCAGATGCGCCAGATCTTCCTGGAAATGGGATTTACAGAGATAAAGGGCGATGTCGTGCAAAGTTCATTCTGGAATTTCGATGCACTGTTCCAGCCACAGGACCATCCTGCCCGTGAAATGCAGGACACGTTCCATCTGGACACAAAGTCAGAACTCCCGGAAAAATATAAAGAAGGAATACGCGACATGCATGAGCATGGAGGAGACCTGCAATCCACCGGATGGGGCGGTAAATGGAGCGAAGATATAGCAAAACGAGATGTTCTGAGAACCCACACAACTGCGGTTACCATCAAGTACCTTACAGACAATCCAAACCCGCCTGTAAAAGCATTCTGTATCGACAGAGCATACCGTCGCGAGACCATCGACCCTACTCACACACCGGAATTTGAACAGCTCGAAGGCGTTATCATGGACGAGAATATGTCCTTTGCAAACCTTCTCGGATGTCTTGAAGAATTCTACCACAGGATGGGATTCGAGGATGTCAGATTCAGACCGGGCTATTTCCCATACACCGAACCAAGTGTAGAACCTGAAGTATACATCGAAGGACTTGGCTGGGTAGAGCTTGGAGGAGCCGGAGTGTTCCGCAAAGAAGTTACCGAGCCCCTAGGCATCAAGCAGCCAGTACTGGCATGGGGTCTTGGCGTAAGCCGCGTGGCAATGTTAAAGCTGGGGCTTAAAGACCTGCGTGAACTTTATCAGGCTGACATTGACTGGTTACGCAAAAGTCAGGTATGTCAATTAAAGGATTAA
- a CDS encoding GNAT family N-acetyltransferase, giving the protein MNENVGVAIRDAEISEGGSIEGIMGTYFLDIDDVPIEDFIVAEVEGKIVGVAAVSVKECCEVHSIAVHPTYRGLGIGSKMISRLIEDVSHERLYVRTTSPLFFRKMGFVELPMSEKTSLWQDCCECGRYDNCKQYVLCMVLKEV; this is encoded by the coding sequence ATGAATGAAAATGTCGGTGTGGCGATAAGGGATGCAGAAATATCTGAAGGTGGTTCCATCGAAGGTATTATGGGTACATATTTCCTTGATATTGATGATGTTCCCATAGAGGATTTCATAGTCGCTGAAGTGGAAGGTAAGATCGTTGGGGTGGCTGCAGTATCGGTAAAGGAATGTTGTGAAGTTCATTCCATTGCAGTCCATCCCACCTATCGTGGACTGGGGATCGGATCAAAAATGATCTCTAGGCTCATTGAAGATGTGTCTCATGAACGGCTTTATGTAAGGACTACATCTCCTCTCTTTTTCAGAAAAATGGGCTTTGTGGAACTTCCTATGTCGGAAAAAACGAGTTTATGGCAGGATTGTTGTGAATGTGGCCGATACGACAACTGTAAACAATATGTTCTATGTATGGTACTGAAAGAGGTTTAA
- a CDS encoding tryptophan--tRNA ligase, which translates to MNMKLDPWGSVNIDDYSKLFDEFGIMPFEDICAELSDPHRYMRRKMIFGHRSYDLIKDAMKNKEPFSVMSGFMPTGGGHLGHKMVMEEIIWHQKMGADAFVGIADREAYSVRGISWDKCRQIGIEDYIVSLIALGFEPDGHIYFQSESENVKDLAFELSAKANFSELSAIYGFSGETNVAHMVSAITQSADILQPQLSEYGGPKPTVIPVGADQDPHMRLTRGLAHKMNMFRIEGREDKNKNKFFSVRSKAAPEGSLAEIAERLPWDTKLFEGHIDIYGADDYNKLLETVREVEIENGGYAFVPPSSTYHRFMSGLQGGKMSSSVPESLISLKEDPKLAAKKVKRAKTGGRVSLEEQKKLGGEADKCSVYELLMFHLVENDNELAEIYDECVCGKRMCGTCKALASELMEEFLTDHQEKRELAKDRLDDYGL; encoded by the coding sequence ATGAATATGAAACTTGACCCATGGGGTTCTGTGAACATCGATGATTATTCCAAACTATTCGATGAATTCGGCATAATGCCCTTTGAGGACATCTGCGCAGAACTCTCCGACCCCCACCGATACATGCGCAGAAAAATGATCTTCGGACACCGAAGTTATGATCTGATCAAAGATGCAATGAAGAACAAAGAGCCTTTCTCGGTCATGAGCGGTTTCATGCCAACGGGAGGAGGACATCTCGGACATAAAATGGTCATGGAAGAGATAATCTGGCATCAGAAGATGGGAGCAGATGCCTTTGTAGGAATTGCTGACAGAGAAGCATATTCAGTAAGAGGCATTTCATGGGATAAGTGTCGCCAGATCGGTATAGAAGATTACATTGTAAGCCTCATTGCCCTTGGATTCGAGCCAGACGGACATATTTACTTCCAGTCCGAATCCGAAAATGTGAAGGACCTTGCATTCGAACTCAGTGCAAAGGCGAACTTCTCAGAACTAAGTGCCATCTATGGATTCAGCGGAGAGACCAATGTAGCACACATGGTAAGTGCGATCACCCAAAGTGCTGATATCCTCCAGCCGCAACTTTCCGAGTACGGCGGACCTAAACCTACGGTTATTCCAGTGGGAGCTGACCAGGACCCACATATGCGTCTCACCCGTGGACTTGCACACAAAATGAACATGTTCAGGATAGAAGGACGCGAAGACAAGAACAAGAACAAGTTCTTCAGTGTACGCAGCAAAGCCGCACCCGAAGGTTCCCTTGCAGAAATAGCAGAAAGATTACCCTGGGACACCAAGCTTTTCGAAGGACACATCGATATCTACGGAGCAGATGACTATAATAAGCTCCTTGAGACGGTAAGAGAGGTCGAGATCGAGAACGGAGGTTATGCTTTTGTGCCACCTTCCTCCACCTACCATAGGTTCATGTCAGGCTTACAGGGCGGTAAAATGTCCAGCAGTGTTCCAGAAAGCCTCATTTCACTAAAAGAAGACCCGAAGCTGGCTGCAAAGAAAGTAAAACGTGCAAAGACCGGCGGAAGGGTAAGCCTGGAAGAGCAGAAAAAGCTCGGTGGTGAAGCGGATAAATGTTCAGTGTACGAACTATTGATGTTCCACCTTGTGGAAAACGATAACGAGCTGGCAGAGATATACGATGAATGTGTCTGTGGCAAGCGTATGTGTGGTACATGCAAAGCCCTTGCATCAGAGCTCATGGAAGAATTCCTGACAGACCATCAGGAAAAACGTGAGCTTGCAAAAGACAGACTTGACGATTACGGATTATAA